In Thioalkalivibrio paradoxus ARh 1, the following are encoded in one genomic region:
- the rfaD gene encoding ADP-glyceromanno-heptose 6-epimerase, translating into MIIVTGGAGFIGSNLVHELNLRGQTDIVVVDDLTRGEKALNLADCTIADYLDKEDFADRVAQHSVLDRAEAVFHLGACSATTEWDGRYMMRNNFEYTRVLFHACQDLRIPFIYASSASVYGGGRVFAEDPANERPLNVYGYSKLLFDQYLRRHMHELAAPVVGLRYFNVYGPREQHKGSMASVAHHFQNQLAGTGRVRLFEGCDGYADGEQQRDFVDVQDCVNVKLWLLEHPEVSGIFNLGTGRARSFNDMARAVIGAWGSGEIEYIPFPDHLKGRYQSYTQADLSALRAAGCDLEFRDVEAGAARYVADTRARQGAAVPAQ; encoded by the coding sequence ATGATCATCGTCACCGGCGGGGCAGGTTTCATCGGCAGCAACCTGGTCCATGAACTGAACCTGCGAGGCCAGACCGACATCGTCGTCGTGGATGACCTGACCCGCGGCGAAAAGGCGCTGAACCTGGCCGACTGCACGATCGCGGACTACCTCGACAAGGAAGACTTCGCCGACCGCGTTGCGCAGCACTCGGTGCTGGATCGCGCCGAGGCGGTGTTCCATCTCGGTGCCTGCTCGGCGACCACCGAATGGGATGGCCGCTACATGATGCGCAACAATTTCGAGTACACGCGCGTGCTGTTCCATGCCTGCCAGGATCTGCGCATTCCGTTCATCTATGCGTCGTCGGCGTCGGTCTACGGCGGTGGGCGGGTGTTCGCCGAGGATCCCGCGAACGAACGGCCGCTGAACGTCTACGGCTATTCCAAGCTGCTGTTCGACCAGTACCTGCGCCGGCACATGCACGAGCTTGCCGCCCCGGTCGTGGGCTTGCGCTATTTCAACGTGTATGGCCCCCGCGAGCAGCACAAGGGGTCGATGGCCAGCGTCGCGCACCACTTCCAGAACCAACTGGCAGGCACCGGACGCGTACGTCTGTTCGAGGGCTGCGACGGCTATGCCGACGGCGAGCAGCAGCGGGATTTCGTCGACGTGCAGGACTGCGTGAACGTGAAGCTCTGGCTGCTCGAGCACCCCGAGGTCAGCGGGATCTTCAACCTCGGAACCGGCCGCGCCCGCAGCTTCAACGATATGGCGCGCGCGGTCATCGGCGCCTGGGGTTCCGGCGAGATCGAATACATCCCGTTTCCCGATCACCTGAAGGGGCGTTACCAGAGCTACACTCAGGCCGATCTGAGCGCGCTGCGCGCGGCCGGCTGTGATCTCGAGTTCCGGGATGTCGAGGCGGGCGCGGCGCGCTATGTGGCCGACACCCGCGCGCGGCAGGGAGCGGCGGTGCCGGCGCAGTAG
- a CDS encoding 3-deoxy-D-manno-octulosonic acid kinase, with translation MEWRMQQSGAGYLIHDAALDRPPEPWMFDPAALVEQGWVSARGAMGRGQVLFFDPPIPGNDGQWVLRHYLRGGSVARVLGDRYLWTGLRRSRPWREFLLTAEMRDRGLPVPRPVAARLLRAGAYYRADLITHRIPDAGPLDSRLRAAPVSASIWHRVGACIRQFHDAGYCHADLNSRNILLDVCGRVWLLDWDRGRQRVPGAWREGNLARLRRDLEKRLRLLDRWHYCERDFAVLLAGYRDPGGTPPADAPGG, from the coding sequence ATGGAATGGCGGATGCAGCAGTCCGGAGCCGGCTACCTGATTCACGACGCCGCGCTGGATCGCCCCCCGGAACCCTGGATGTTCGACCCCGCGGCCCTGGTGGAGCAGGGGTGGGTCTCGGCCCGCGGGGCAATGGGTCGCGGGCAGGTGCTGTTCTTCGATCCGCCGATCCCGGGGAATGACGGGCAGTGGGTGCTGCGCCATTACCTGCGCGGCGGCTCGGTGGCGCGCGTGCTCGGTGACCGGTATCTCTGGACCGGGCTGCGCCGGAGCCGGCCGTGGCGCGAGTTCCTGCTGACCGCGGAAATGCGCGACCGGGGGCTGCCGGTTCCGCGGCCGGTAGCGGCCCGCCTCCTGCGCGCGGGGGCGTATTACCGCGCAGACCTGATTACCCATCGGATTCCGGACGCCGGCCCGCTGGATTCCCGGTTGCGCGCGGCGCCTGTCAGCGCATCGATCTGGCATCGGGTCGGCGCCTGTATCCGCCAGTTCCACGATGCCGGCTACTGTCACGCGGACCTGAACAGCCGCAATATCCTGCTCGACGTCTGCGGCCGGGTCTGGCTGCTCGACTGGGATCGAGGGCGCCAGCGGGTGCCCGGTGCCTGGCGCGAGGGCAACCTGGCGCGGCTGCGCAGGGATCTGGAGAAACGCCTGCGCCTGCTCGACCGCTGGCACTACTGTGAACGGGATTTCGCGGTACTGCTCGCGGGCTACCGGGATCCGGGCGGCACACCGCCGGCCGATGCGCCGGGTGGGTGA
- a CDS encoding glycosyltransferase family 9 protein gives MRRVGDAAGAGAPSSLCIVRLSAIGDTTHVLPILRTVQWHWPHTAITWVVGRTEAGLVGDIPGVTFRVLDKREGIRRCRAQLRTEEAGRVHDAILQMQASLRASLIATGLRGRRRIGFDRARAVNGQWLFTSERIAARPCEHVLDGFFGFLERAGLAARELAWEIPLPSDARAFAARVLPEDRPLLAISACSSQRLRNYRDWPAQRYIAVADHAAARGFRVVLTGGPSARERAYADAIVAGARERPVDLVGQTSLKQLAAVLARCAGLVGPDSGPVHVASALDVPVIGLYATSNPARTGPYRHREFVVDRYPDAVRRFLGREPDTLRWGTRVRHPEAMELITVADVCERIDRLAV, from the coding sequence ATGCGCCGGGTGGGTGACGCGGCCGGCGCCGGCGCGCCCTCCAGTCTGTGTATCGTCCGGTTATCCGCGATCGGCGACACCACGCACGTGCTGCCGATCCTGCGCACCGTGCAGTGGCACTGGCCGCATACCGCGATCACCTGGGTGGTGGGCCGCACCGAGGCCGGACTGGTCGGCGACATCCCCGGCGTTACCTTCCGGGTGCTGGATAAGCGCGAGGGCATTCGCCGCTGCCGGGCACAACTGCGCACCGAGGAGGCCGGGCGCGTGCACGACGCGATTCTGCAGATGCAGGCGTCGCTGCGCGCCAGCCTGATCGCGACCGGCCTGCGCGGGCGTAGGCGCATCGGTTTCGACCGCGCCCGCGCAGTGAACGGTCAGTGGTTGTTCACTTCGGAGCGCATCGCCGCGCGACCATGCGAGCACGTGCTGGACGGATTCTTCGGTTTTCTGGAACGGGCCGGGCTGGCCGCGCGGGAGCTCGCCTGGGAGATTCCGTTGCCGAGCGACGCGCGGGCCTTCGCAGCGCGCGTCCTTCCCGAAGACCGTCCGTTGCTGGCGATCAGCGCCTGTTCCAGCCAGCGGCTGCGCAACTACCGGGACTGGCCCGCGCAACGCTATATCGCGGTGGCCGACCATGCCGCCGCGCGCGGTTTCCGCGTGGTGCTGACCGGCGGACCGTCGGCGCGCGAGCGCGCGTATGCGGACGCGATCGTGGCCGGAGCCCGCGAGCGCCCCGTGGACCTGGTCGGGCAGACCAGTCTGAAACAGCTGGCGGCAGTGCTGGCGCGCTGCGCAGGCCTGGTCGGGCCCGACTCCGGGCCAGTACATGTCGCCAGCGCGCTCGATGTGCCGGTCATCGGCCTGTATGCCACGTCGAACCCGGCGCGCACCGGACCCTACCGCCACCGAGAGTTCGTGGTCGATCGCTATCCCGACGCGGTGCGCCGGTTCCTCGGCCGCGAGCCCGACACGCTGCGTTGGGGCACGCGTGTCCGGCATCCGGAGGCGATGGAGTTGATCACGGTCGCCGACGTCTGCGAGCGGATCGACCGACTCGCGGTCTGA
- the waaF gene encoding lipopolysaccharide heptosyltransferase II, whose amino-acid sequence MSAGAAHHPLLVVGPAWVGDMIMAQSLFITLNRSRPNAPIDVIAPPWSLPILERMPEVRRGIALPVAHGELALRRRWQLGRRLRAEGYAQAIVLPRSAKAALPVFAAGIPRRTGYRGEFRYGLLNDIRPLDRKRLYRTVDRFVNLGLAPDAALPAQLPEPRLRIHPATAAGTATALGLNAEAAPVLALCPGAEYGPAKRWPEEHFARVARDRLARGWQVWLLGSDRDRTATAAIAATAPGAFDLAGRTALAQAVDLLSLARAVVSNDSGLMHVAAAVDVPLIALYGSSDPNYTPPLNAKARILTLGLDCSPCFRRECPLEHLNCLRQLAPERVIALLDKT is encoded by the coding sequence ATGAGCGCAGGCGCAGCGCATCATCCGCTGCTGGTGGTAGGCCCTGCCTGGGTGGGCGACATGATCATGGCCCAAAGCCTGTTCATCACGTTGAACCGCAGCCGGCCGAACGCCCCGATCGACGTCATCGCGCCGCCGTGGAGCCTGCCGATCCTCGAGCGCATGCCGGAGGTGCGTCGCGGCATCGCGTTGCCCGTGGCGCACGGCGAACTCGCGCTGCGCAGGCGGTGGCAACTCGGCCGCCGCCTTCGGGCCGAGGGCTACGCCCAGGCGATCGTGCTGCCACGTTCGGCGAAGGCGGCGCTGCCGGTGTTCGCCGCGGGTATCCCGCGCCGCACGGGCTACCGGGGAGAGTTCCGCTACGGGCTGCTGAACGACATCCGGCCGCTGGACCGAAAGCGTCTCTACCGCACCGTCGACCGTTTCGTGAACCTCGGCCTGGCACCCGATGCCGCCCTGCCGGCACAGCTTCCCGAGCCGCGGCTGCGGATCCACCCGGCGACTGCCGCCGGGACAGCCACCGCGCTGGGCCTGAACGCCGAGGCCGCGCCAGTGCTCGCGCTGTGCCCAGGTGCCGAGTATGGCCCGGCCAAGCGCTGGCCCGAGGAACACTTCGCCCGCGTCGCCCGCGACCGTCTGGCGCGCGGCTGGCAGGTCTGGCTGCTGGGCTCGGACCGCGACCGCACGGCAACCGCGGCGATCGCGGCAACCGCTCCCGGGGCATTCGACCTCGCCGGACGCACCGCGCTGGCCCAGGCAGTCGACCTGCTGTCGCTGGCCCGCGCCGTCGTCAGCAACGATTCCGGGCTGATGCATGTCGCGGCCGCCGTGGACGTGCCGCTGATCGCGCTATACGGATCGTCGGACCCGAACTACACGCCACCGCTGAATGCCAAGGCAAGGATTCTCACCCTCGGCCTCGACTGCAGCCCCTGTTTCCGGCGCGAATGCCCGCTCGAGCATCTGAACTGCCTGCGCCAGCTGGCACCCGAACGCGTGATCGCGCTGCTCGACAAAACCTAG
- a CDS encoding SprT family zinc-dependent metalloprotease, protein MHHRLTATQEAAIREAAGQFYYRMAALPIPAIRFDLRGRSAGQWRLRDGIETLRFNPEAFLRDWDSHFPATIAHEVAHSLVYRRLAPARPRPHGPEWRSIMAQLGFAPEVTHRTPLSGRRSRVYLYQCGCRMHRLGPRRHYLVTRRGYRYSCSQCGTTLHYGNRMEWQPA, encoded by the coding sequence GTGCACCACCGCCTGACTGCAACACAAGAAGCCGCGATCCGCGAAGCGGCCGGTCAGTTTTACTACCGCATGGCGGCGCTGCCGATACCGGCGATCCGGTTCGACCTGCGTGGCCGGTCTGCCGGACAATGGCGCTTGCGCGACGGGATTGAAACCTTGCGTTTCAACCCGGAGGCCTTCCTGCGCGACTGGGATTCGCACTTTCCCGCCACCATCGCACACGAAGTCGCCCACTCGCTGGTCTACCGCCGCCTTGCCCCCGCGCGACCGCGTCCCCACGGGCCGGAGTGGCGGTCCATCATGGCACAATTGGGCTTTGCACCGGAGGTCACACATCGCACCCCGCTCAGCGGCCGGCGCAGCCGGGTTTATCTGTATCAATGCGGATGCCGCATGCACCGGCTCGGCCCGCGCCGGCATTATCTGGTGACCCGGCGAGGCTACCGGTATTCCTGTTCCCAATGCGGCACGACCCTGCATTACGGAAACCGGATGGAGTGGCAACCAGCCTGA